In Bos indicus x Bos taurus breed Angus x Brahman F1 hybrid chromosome 23, Bos_hybrid_MaternalHap_v2.0, whole genome shotgun sequence, a single genomic region encodes these proteins:
- the ANKRD66 gene encoding ankyrin repeat domain-containing protein 66, with product MELTKLSDMTKLHQAVAAGDYSSVKKILKKGLCDPNYKDVDWNDRTPLHWAAIKGHMEVLQLLIEHGARPCLVTDVGWTPAHFAAESGHLNVLKALHALHAAIDAPDFFGDTPKRLAQIYGQKACVTFLEKAEPQCREYRQVARRMGLQLDQRDEDWDAKKRELELSLPSWNKNTNKKKSKKTGGPSRLSNTKERGA from the exons ATGGAATTGACCAAACTGTCCGACATGACAAAGCTCCACCAAGCTGTGGCTGCAGGGGACTACAGTTCAGTGAAAAAGATTTTGAAGAAAGGTCTCTGTGACCCAAACTACAAGGACGTGGACTGGAATGACCGAACCCCACTTCACTGGGCTGCGATCAAGG GACACATGGAGGTGCTACAGCTCCTGATAGAACATGGAGCCCGGCCGTGCCTGGTAACTGACGTGGGCTGGACCCCCGCTCATTTCGCAGCTGAGTCAGGCCATCTGAACGTGCTCAAAGCCCTCCATGCCTTGCATGCCGCCATCGACGCCCCTGACTTCTTTGGAGACACACCAAAGAGGCTCGCGCAGATCTATGGGCAGAAAGCCTGTGTGACGTTCCTGGAGAA GGCTGAACCCCAGTGCCGGGAATATCGCCAGGTCGCCAGGCGGATGGGGCTGCAACTCGATCAGCGAGATGAAGACTGGGACGCCAAGAAGAGGGAGCTGGAGCTGTCTCTTCCTTCCTGGAATAAAAACACTAATaagaaaaagagtaagaaaactGGAGGCCCCAGCAGGCTCAGCAATACCAAGGAGAGGGGAGCATGA